ACTTTTACCAGAAACATAGTTAGCCCACTTTTATATCTAGATATTGTtgcatttatttcattaaagCACCTGAAGATAATCTCATCAGACCTACTTAAGTTCTTGTAAACCACttagaaataaaagttttgattttatttgctgtACTGTATAATATTTTGTTGTTCCCTGGCTTGTGTAGTTACCGGCACAGTAGCGTCCCCTAGCGGCCGCCTGGCAGCCTGCTGCCCCCGTTGATGTGTGGGGTAACGGGACAGCAGGTTGAACCATCAGTCGAGCCGAGAATGGAGATGGCAAAAGAATAAGGgctcagtgttttattgttacaTTCTTCACACATTTCCATACTGCGAGAGGTCTCTTAATAATTTAAACCTCAGGCGCTTTTTGCTTTTGGCTCATTGAAAAGAAACGGACCCTCTCATCAATTAGACAACGCcgctttttgtttgtttgtttgtttttgttgttcctGTTCGCCATGGCGATTGCCCACGTAGCCACGGAGTACGTTTTTTCCGACTTTTTATTGAAGGGGTGCGTCTGGAGCTGGCGTTGGACAAAATAGTGACGTTTCTAGCGGTGGGGTTGCCTTTGTTTCTCATCTCTCTCGCCTTTGCTCAAGAGGTATCAGTTGGTGAGTTGTGGGGATCCTCTGAAAAGCAGCCTTTATCATCTAATCAAGATATTAGATCTATCAGTCAGTGAAGATCCCGGCAGAGCTTCCTACACATTAACCACTATGGGAGTGTTTCCATAACACAACAATTATGCAGGGGCGAGTAATATGATATTTATAGAGGATACATATAGTAAATGACCAGAAAGATGAGGTGTGAGTAGCTACTAAAGAAGGTGTGGTTTACGCCCTGACACAGAGGAAGGCATGGacgctgctgctgatgatgatgataatgatggaAACTGTAGACACATGGGCATATGCAGCTTCACATGCTGACAGACTCTTCTTCATGCACCGTAATCAGGTCCTTATATGAAGCTGGCGCCATAGGACTTGCAGAATGTTCTCTAGAAACTGGAAGATTATCTTCATGACTTCCTCTTTAGTATAACCACAACACCGCTCCATTAGCAGTTTGACAAATCCACTTAATCTCTATCATAATCTTCTCAGGTTATAATACCTGcagtctgtttttatcattCTCTGCTCAGCACTGACAGTCCTGCCAGACATACTCACACAGGATGGATCGATTACTGAGAAAGCTTCAGTAAAAGGACTGAAAGACAGTGTGGTCAAAATATTGATTTTCCCTGTTCAATAAACTGATCCATTTAACCCGATTCCCTTTAAACCCAAGCAGCATTAGATGagtattttttttcacagcagtaaTTTTGGCTTGTCATAGTGGATAAAGCATATTTGTTCCTACACAAACAATGGGTCTGCTCTACTTAGGTGTCCCAGTAATAGCAGTGTGACAGAGTAAAATCAAAGTAGCTAAATGGAAATCAGCCATTGTATATACATTGTGTTTATAAATGTCACAATATATGTATTCATGAGCTCCATGAAAAAGCCTATCATGCTTTTAATGGTATGGTAACAATTTGAAGGTATTTTTGCTGTAGGAATTTATAATGTTCGTTAGTTTCGGAGCATCAACAAGTAATATTGATTGAGAAACCAATCAAAAGATTTAAtgatattgaaaataattgtttgTTGGCAAAATGTTAAGGTCTGCTGACTATCTGGGACACTTATGAATTCTACATGCATGACTGAAGTTTTTATTGTACCCCTACTATAATAGGGCTGTTATAATTGTTGACATAAAGTATGCTGAGAACAACCTGTCACAAGCAACAAATTAGGCCATGAGCACAGAGGTGTGAGGACAGACACTTACTGTGGggtttgtttctctttgctgAATCACCAAAATGTCAGGTCCAAATAACTCTTCACATTTCTCATCCAGGTACCCAGATCAGCTGCTTTGCTCCCACTAACTTCTCTTGGAGACAGGCAGCATATGTGGACTCCTTTTGTTGGGCAGCAGTACAGCAACAAGCAGATAGTTCACCACTATGGCTACACAAGGTGCAGATGCCCCCTCAACATGCTCTGGGATGGAAAATGATAATGAGTGTTAAAATTTTGATCATGTGTATACTGGGATTTTTCAGATATGTTCTTCTCTTGTTTCCCCTAATTTCTCTGACTCTCTCAGTTCTTCCCATACATCCTGCTCTTGCTGGCGATCCTCATGTACATCCCTGCCCTGTTCTGGCGTTTCACTGCtgctcctcacctctcctcagACCTTAATTTCATCATGGAGGAGCTAGATCGCTTTTATAATCGTGCCATCAAACTGGCAAAGAATCTGGCATCCTTAGATAGCAAGGATGCACCTGAGGACACCCAAAGGTAAACACTCTGTACTTCCACCAATTTTACTCACTATAGGGACCTTAGACAGTTTTTGGCATGTGATAACATACATTAGTTTCAAAAGCAGTTGCTTAATTTAAAGCCTTTTAAATATTTCCATAAGACTGTGTTATGTTTCCATATGAAAGTGTGACTGAATCAAAACAGCAATGAAACCAGTATggtctgtaaaaacaaaaataacataatgAAAGTTGCTCTTTAGAGCTGAGGTGAACTTCATTCCGACAATAATTCTCTCTGGTTTTGAGTGACTTCATCTATACAGACTGAAACTAACTGATAGTGCAGGTGCTTCTGGTACTAGTTCTCACCAGGAATCTCAGATGTTTCTACAAAACCTTAttcaagaaaataaattaaacaatgctataattacattaaaatctCCACAAcaattgtattattattagaaCACTAAGAATGTGTCTCGGAAAATTGTATGGAACAAGAGATGGTCTGTTTCTAGCTGTGTTTCTTTCAAAcccattttgtttgtgttatgGGTTTCTCTCCTGGTACATGGTATGTATATTTAAAAGATCTTTCTGCTAATTGCCCATTCACCTTATTTCTGCAGCAGTTCTTTGGAGCTGACTGAAGGCTGCTTCAAATACCCTTTAGTGGAGCAATATCTGAAAACCAAGCGTTTCTCTCACTGCCTTGTGGTCAAGTACCTGGCATGTCGGAGTCTGACTCTGCTGATCCTCCTGCTGGCCTGCCTCTACCTGGGCTACTACATCCGCCTGGCCTCCCTCACAGATGAGTTTCCCTGTGACCTGCGGACAGGACTGCTTAAGAACGACAGCATGGTGCCATCGGCAGTTCAGTGCAAACTCGTGGCAGTGGGTGTCTTCAGGTTGCTCAGCTACATCAACCTGGTGGTGTATATGCTTCTTACTCCGCTGGTGGTATATGCTGCTGTTGGACCAGCTCACCAGAGCTCCAAATTCCTTCAGCCTTATGAGATTCTGCCAGGATTTGGTGCCTTGGGTGTGGTCACGCCGTTCTACAATGACCTCAGTATCTATCTGCTGTTCCTGCAGGAGAACCTGAGTGAACTCAAATCTTTCAAGTGTCTGCAAGTGGGTCCCTGTACAGATCGTGACAGACCAGTGTGgtgttttaaatatgtcacttgcTGTTGCTTTTGCttggaaaaattaaataaaatgctttattgACAGGTGCTTGAGCTGCTGCAAGAGGCTGGAGATGAGGGGTTTGACACCATGTGCCTACTCCGAACTCTGGGTCAAGTGAAGACTGATGTGTTAGACAGTAAGAAGACATGCTTACGCAACAACAAAGATACTAAGGCTGAAGAATGAATCTTCTAAGGTAAGGGAAGAAATTAAGTCTTTTTCTCCAAGTGAATTTGACCAGCAGGTGCATGGGgtggattttaattttaattttttgttttttcccttcagATTCTGGCTTGTTACTAAATTACTGAATTGATAAGAATAAGCCTTGCCGTGATAAAATGGGAGAACTGGGAGAAAACATCTGGTGATGTATTGACCTAGAGAGGGGTAATCCATAAAGAAGAGACCTATCTCCATCACACACCCCTCTCAGA
This genomic window from Mastacembelus armatus chromosome 1, fMasArm1.2, whole genome shotgun sequence contains:
- the LOC113128547 gene encoding LOW QUALITY PROTEIN: pannexin-1-like (The sequence of the model RefSeq protein was modified relative to this genomic sequence to represent the inferred CDS: inserted 1 base in 1 codon) → MAIAHVATEYVFSDFLLXGVRLELALDKIVTFLAVGLPLFLISLAFAQEVSVGTQISCFAPTNFSWRQAAYVDSFCWAAVQQQADSSPLWLHKFFPYILLLLAILMYIPALFWRFTAAPHLSSDLNFIMEELDRFYNRAIKLAKNLASLDSKDAPEDTQSSSLELTEGCFKYPLVEQYLKTKRFSHCLVVKYLACRSLTLLILLLACLYLGYYIRLASLTDEFPCDLRTGLLKNDSMVPSAVQCKLVAVGVFRLLSYINLVVYMLLTPLVVYAAVGPAHQSSKFLQPYEILPGFGALGVVTPFYNDLSIYLLFLQENLSELKSFKCLQVLELLQEAGDEGFDTMCLLRTLGQVKTDVLDSKKTCLRNNKDTKAEE